In Haloarchaeobius litoreus, the following are encoded in one genomic region:
- the btuC gene encoding vitamin B12 ABC transporter permease BtuC: MRTDLRAVVWSGGLAALLLATIAVCTAVGPVDLAPAAVLAAILNELWLPTGATLTDGSTRLFGVTLLPFGVGLQTTHPFHFHVAETTRVIVVSLRLPRIALAAIVGFALAAAGTVMQGFFRNPMADPSIVGVSSGAAVGAVMFITLGGAIPIVGTAVPFGIEGAAFVGAVAAAFLVYTIATEGGRTPVATLLLAGVAVQTFLGAVVSFLMVTSPEGTLQRAYYWLLGDLGMNAAWEPVGVAFVAVSACFLLLLPFTRDLNVLMLGEEDAHHLGIDVERTKRILLAVSSAITAAGVAVAGVIGFVGLVVPHAMRLVVGPDHRILLPTSALAGATFLVVADTLARSTAEVLPVGIVTAAVGAPFFLFLLSRREVHAL; encoded by the coding sequence ATGCGCACAGACCTTCGAGCGGTCGTGTGGTCCGGCGGCCTCGCAGCCCTGCTGCTCGCTACGATAGCGGTCTGCACGGCGGTCGGCCCGGTCGACCTCGCGCCAGCCGCGGTGCTCGCGGCCATCCTCAACGAGCTGTGGCTGCCGACTGGCGCGACCCTCACCGACGGCTCGACCCGCCTCTTCGGCGTGACGCTACTCCCGTTCGGCGTCGGCCTCCAGACCACGCATCCCTTCCACTTCCACGTCGCCGAGACGACCCGGGTCATCGTCGTCTCGCTCCGCCTGCCGCGCATCGCACTCGCGGCCATCGTCGGCTTCGCGCTCGCCGCCGCCGGCACCGTCATGCAGGGGTTCTTCCGGAACCCGATGGCCGACCCCTCCATCGTCGGCGTCTCCTCCGGCGCGGCCGTCGGCGCGGTCATGTTCATCACCCTCGGCGGTGCCATCCCGATCGTCGGCACCGCCGTCCCGTTCGGCATCGAGGGCGCGGCGTTCGTCGGGGCGGTCGCCGCCGCGTTCCTCGTCTACACCATCGCGACCGAGGGCGGCCGCACGCCCGTCGCGACCCTGCTGCTCGCCGGTGTCGCCGTCCAGACGTTCCTCGGCGCGGTCGTCTCGTTCCTCATGGTCACCAGCCCCGAGGGGACGCTCCAGCGGGCGTACTACTGGCTGCTCGGCGACCTCGGGATGAACGCCGCCTGGGAGCCCGTCGGCGTCGCGTTCGTCGCCGTCTCGGCCTGCTTCCTCCTGCTCCTCCCGTTCACCCGGGACCTGAACGTCCTCATGCTCGGCGAGGAGGACGCCCACCACCTCGGCATCGATGTCGAGCGCACGAAGCGAATCCTGCTCGCGGTGTCGAGCGCCATCACCGCCGCCGGCGTCGCCGTCGCGGGCGTCATCGGCTTCGTCGGACTCGTCGTCCCGCACGCGATGCGACTCGTCGTCGGGCCCGACCACCGAATCCTCCTGCCGACGAGCGCGCTCGCGGGCGCGACGTTCCTCGTCGTCGCCGACACGCTCGCGCGCTCGACCGCCGAGGTGCTCCCCGTCGGCATCGTCACGGCCGCCGTCGGCGCGCCCTTCTTCCTGTTCCTGCTCAGCCGCCGGGAGGTGCACGCGCTGTGA
- a CDS encoding PGF-CTERM-anchored ABC transporter substrate-binding protein, translating into MTATRTTLVVALLLVGSLAAVVVPVGGAAAPSAAANTASTAQEDCSFPFSATDATGTEVTVEEAPESVVTLGPAAAQTMVEIGAGGSVVGATQYASYLDGSDGWANVSGSGRAFVSAERVVAQQPDLVLAENIVSDDTVERLRNAGITVYKFQSATSMDTVLEKVDLTGQLVGACEGASETVEWMQTEVDVVQRAAQGQEAPQALYVFYGTTPGPNTYISDLITTAGAENMAATADLEYSQAGYARINPEVVANMTVEWLLLNSGQPEPRVPDSPAYQNTVAVQENQTVVLNSNYVSQPAPRSVYVMRNLSQAWFPEAYAEANASVRGEASTGTTATTATTTATEGGETDADMPTDESTGSDDGGSPGFGVVAALVAVLSLAGIARRT; encoded by the coding sequence ATGACAGCGACACGGACGACGCTCGTTGTTGCACTGCTGCTCGTCGGCTCGCTCGCGGCTGTCGTGGTTCCCGTCGGGGGGGCCGCGGCACCGTCTGCGGCCGCGAACACGGCGTCGACGGCACAGGAGGACTGTTCGTTCCCGTTCTCCGCGACTGACGCGACGGGAACCGAAGTGACGGTCGAGGAAGCGCCCGAGTCGGTGGTGACGCTCGGGCCCGCCGCCGCACAGACGATGGTCGAGATCGGTGCCGGCGGCTCGGTGGTCGGCGCGACCCAGTACGCGAGCTACCTCGATGGCTCCGACGGCTGGGCGAACGTCTCGGGCAGCGGCCGGGCGTTCGTCAGCGCCGAGCGCGTCGTCGCCCAGCAGCCCGACCTCGTGCTCGCGGAGAACATCGTGAGCGACGACACCGTCGAACGGCTCCGCAACGCCGGCATCACGGTGTACAAGTTCCAGAGCGCGACCAGCATGGACACCGTGCTGGAGAAGGTCGACCTGACCGGACAGCTCGTCGGTGCCTGCGAGGGCGCGAGCGAGACGGTCGAGTGGATGCAGACCGAGGTCGATGTCGTACAGCGCGCCGCACAGGGTCAGGAGGCCCCGCAGGCGCTCTACGTCTTCTACGGGACGACGCCCGGCCCGAACACGTACATCAGCGACCTCATCACCACCGCGGGCGCGGAGAACATGGCCGCGACAGCGGACCTGGAGTACAGTCAGGCGGGCTACGCACGCATCAACCCCGAGGTCGTCGCCAACATGACCGTCGAGTGGCTGCTGCTCAACAGCGGACAGCCCGAACCCCGGGTTCCCGACTCGCCAGCCTACCAGAACACCGTCGCGGTCCAGGAGAACCAGACGGTCGTGCTGAACAGCAACTACGTCAGCCAGCCCGCACCGCGCAGCGTCTACGTGATGCGGAACCTCTCGCAGGCCTGGTTCCCCGAGGCCTACGCCGAGGCGAACGCGAGTGTCCGCGGCGAGGCATCGACGGGGACGACCGCGACGACCGCGACGACCACGGCGACCGAGGGCGGTGAGACGGACGCCGATATGCCGACGGACGAGTCCACCGGTAGCGACGACGGCGGCTCGCCCGGCTTCGGCGTCGTGGCGGCACTCGTCGCCGTGCTCTCGCTCGCCGGCATCGCCCGCCGGACGTAA
- the srp19 gene encoding signal recognition particle subunit SRP19 has translation MVENVIYPAYFDAGLTRSKGRRVPDDLAVEEPDVEEIAKAVQQVGYDAVIEREKSYSREGHRERGRVLVKNPDDDSKNDIVQAVAAYVNALRE, from the coding sequence ATGGTCGAGAACGTCATCTACCCCGCGTACTTCGACGCGGGCCTCACGCGGTCGAAGGGACGACGTGTCCCGGACGACCTCGCGGTCGAGGAGCCGGACGTCGAGGAGATCGCGAAGGCCGTCCAGCAGGTCGGCTACGACGCGGTCATCGAGCGCGAGAAGAGCTACTCCCGCGAGGGACACCGCGAGCGCGGCCGCGTCCTCGTGAAGAACCCCGACGACGACTCGAAGAACGACATCGTCCAAGCCGTCGCGGCGTACGTCAACGCCCTCCGCGAATGA
- a CDS encoding H/ACA ribonucleoprotein complex subunit GAR1, giving the protein MKRVGEVVRVAQGLAVARSDSEEHPDIGTEAVDESLNAVGRVVDVFGPVSKPYVAVTTDDDPALLLGKTLYAR; this is encoded by the coding sequence ATGAAGCGCGTCGGCGAGGTCGTCCGCGTCGCACAGGGGCTCGCGGTCGCACGGAGCGACAGCGAGGAACACCCCGACATCGGCACCGAAGCGGTCGACGAGTCGCTCAACGCGGTCGGCCGTGTGGTCGACGTCTTCGGCCCGGTCTCGAAACCGTACGTCGCAGTCACCACCGACGACGACCCCGCGCTGTTGCTCGGTAAGACGCTGTACGCCCGGTAG
- a CDS encoding presenilin family intramembrane aspartyl protease PSH, with translation MNDRTRVLGAVGLVVAIFLLVQLGALSLVQPFEAQDRQVVENPNDPTNSIAYVGAILIATALMLLAFRYDLQWLIRGFIILTSGMLSWYVFAAFLAPLVAAVPAALIAVGLLVYPEWWVIDAAGVVMGAAAAGLFGISFGLFPAILLLTVLAVYDAISVYGTEHMLTLAEGVMDMKVPVVLVAPTTLSFSFREMGSAPDDEPADEVELPAGNGGQPEGGDAPEPSDEGVTDQSPMERDAFFIGLGDAVMPSIIVVSAVHFHTAVPGGTVDALVTDPILLNLPGLTAMVGTIAGLLVLMWMVLKGRAHAGLPLLNGGAIGGYLVGALASGVPLMAALGL, from the coding sequence ATGAACGACCGGACGCGCGTCCTCGGGGCCGTCGGCCTCGTCGTCGCCATCTTCCTCCTCGTGCAGCTCGGGGCGCTCTCGCTGGTCCAGCCATTCGAGGCACAGGACCGCCAGGTCGTCGAGAACCCGAACGACCCGACGAACAGCATCGCCTACGTCGGTGCCATCCTCATCGCGACCGCGCTGATGCTCCTGGCGTTCAGGTACGACCTCCAGTGGCTCATCCGCGGGTTCATCATCCTCACGAGCGGGATGCTCTCGTGGTACGTCTTCGCGGCGTTCCTCGCCCCGCTCGTCGCCGCGGTCCCCGCCGCGCTCATCGCGGTCGGCCTGCTCGTCTACCCGGAGTGGTGGGTAATCGACGCCGCCGGCGTGGTGATGGGTGCGGCCGCCGCCGGCCTGTTCGGCATCTCGTTCGGCCTGTTCCCCGCCATCCTCCTGCTGACGGTGCTCGCGGTGTACGACGCCATCTCCGTCTACGGCACCGAGCACATGCTCACGCTCGCGGAGGGCGTCATGGACATGAAGGTGCCCGTCGTCCTCGTCGCGCCGACGACGCTCTCCTTCTCCTTCCGTGAGATGGGGAGCGCACCGGACGACGAGCCGGCGGACGAAGTCGAGCTGCCCGCCGGTAACGGCGGCCAGCCCGAGGGCGGTGACGCGCCCGAGCCGTCCGACGAGGGGGTCACCGACCAGTCGCCGATGGAGCGCGACGCGTTCTTCATCGGCCTCGGCGACGCCGTCATGCCGAGCATCATCGTCGTCTCCGCGGTCCACTTCCACACCGCCGTCCCCGGTGGGACCGTGGACGCGCTCGTCACCGACCCCATCCTGCTCAACCTGCCCGGACTGACCGCGATGGTCGGGACGATTGCGGGGCTGCTCGTGCTGATGTGGATGGTGCTGAAGGGCCGCGCCCACGCCGGCCTCCCGCTGCTCAACGGCGGCGCGATCGGCGGCTACCTCGTCGGCGCGCTCGCCAGCGGCGTGCCCCTGATGGCGGCGCTCGGGCTCTGA
- a CDS encoding SDR family oxidoreductase, whose translation MTERVAVVTAAGRGIGAACARRLADDGYTPVLLSKSGAAKEVAEELGGVGFEGSVTDPADLEALVDSALDRYGRIDVVVNNTGHPATGDLLDIEAEDWHDGLDLVLLNVVRMARLVTPVFEEQGGGSVVNISTFSAYEPSLDFPVSSVLRAGLGAFTKLYADRHADVGIRMNCVLPGFADSYEVDDETLAEIPMGRPAAVEEIADAVAYLASDDASYVTGQNLRVDGGLTDSV comes from the coding sequence ATGACCGAACGCGTAGCGGTGGTGACGGCGGCCGGCCGCGGCATCGGCGCAGCGTGCGCACGACGACTCGCCGACGACGGGTACACGCCCGTCCTGCTGTCGAAGTCGGGTGCGGCGAAGGAGGTGGCCGAGGAGCTCGGCGGCGTCGGCTTCGAGGGGTCCGTGACCGACCCGGCCGACCTGGAGGCGCTGGTCGATTCGGCGCTCGACCGGTACGGCCGCATCGACGTCGTGGTGAACAACACCGGCCACCCCGCGACCGGTGACCTGCTCGACATCGAGGCCGAGGACTGGCACGACGGGCTCGACCTCGTACTCCTGAACGTCGTCCGCATGGCCAGGCTCGTCACGCCCGTCTTCGAGGAGCAGGGCGGCGGGAGCGTCGTCAACATCTCGACGTTCTCCGCGTACGAGCCGTCGCTCGACTTCCCCGTCTCCTCGGTGCTGCGGGCTGGTCTCGGCGCGTTCACGAAGCTCTACGCCGACCGGCACGCCGACGTTGGCATCCGGATGAACTGCGTGCTGCCGGGCTTCGCCGACAGCTACGAGGTCGACGACGAGACGCTGGCCGAGATTCCGATGGGGCGGCCCGCCGCCGTCGAGGAGATCGCCGACGCCGTCGCGTACCTCGCCTCCGACGACGCGAGCTACGTGACCGGCCAGAACCTCCGGGTGGACGGCGGACTCACGGACTCCGTCTGA
- a CDS encoding winged helix-turn-helix domain-containing protein — MAAETGDQPTPPDERDLESYVDDRLFDDSMGTLADHAARKAALGDSRRYAVVFLLYERDEVARSELASAIDDPTFDLTHHLGQLVDAGLVARTGAPEGADGRRTFYEITHLGRQEIEADYRNVTGHEPGE, encoded by the coding sequence ATGGCCGCCGAAACCGGAGACCAGCCGACGCCGCCGGACGAACGGGACCTCGAGAGCTACGTCGACGACCGGCTGTTCGACGACAGCATGGGCACGCTCGCGGACCACGCCGCCCGCAAGGCCGCGCTGGGGGACTCCCGGCGCTACGCCGTCGTGTTCCTGCTGTACGAGCGCGACGAGGTGGCCCGGAGCGAGCTCGCCTCCGCCATCGACGACCCCACGTTCGACCTCACCCACCACCTGGGGCAACTGGTCGACGCCGGCCTCGTCGCCCGCACCGGCGCACCCGAGGGTGCAGACGGCCGACGGACGTTCTACGAGATCACCCACCTCGGTCGGCAGGAGATCGAGGCCGACTACCGCAACGTCACCGGGCACGAACCCGGCGAGTAG
- a CDS encoding DUF7509 family protein, protein MFDGQTTFRYGGRPIADILAEQAPEPPRFSRQNDFTVYVMGPYTAFSAAYAYDDGDRLSTPFQADPLFEPAHHVTDSGRGDMEQALRDFCAELRDRHSCRAFIASDIGIPTYRQARELNERRDDDEPEVQGMAPLDQSIAFAAHSDAVLFLFTQGGLTTGVGTETGGILGEFHLRRGNPATTHKPGQRVAIYQDAEFGSATVDELPYGFDVRYDEFRRRDDLHDKVRNWFDALTREARDTDLPVFVPGETYAPEE, encoded by the coding sequence ATGTTCGACGGACAGACGACCTTCCGCTACGGCGGCCGCCCCATCGCCGACATCCTGGCCGAACAGGCCCCGGAGCCGCCGCGATTCAGCCGGCAGAACGATTTTACCGTGTACGTGATGGGTCCGTACACCGCCTTCAGCGCGGCCTACGCCTACGACGACGGCGACCGGCTGTCGACGCCGTTCCAGGCGGACCCGCTGTTCGAGCCGGCGCACCACGTCACCGACAGCGGTCGCGGCGACATGGAACAGGCGCTCCGGGACTTCTGTGCCGAGCTGCGCGACCGCCACAGCTGCCGGGCGTTCATCGCCAGTGACATCGGCATCCCGACCTACCGGCAGGCTCGGGAGCTGAACGAGCGCCGCGACGACGACGAGCCCGAGGTGCAGGGGATGGCCCCGCTCGACCAGTCCATCGCGTTCGCCGCCCACAGCGACGCCGTGCTGTTCCTGTTCACACAGGGTGGGCTGACCACCGGCGTCGGCACCGAAACCGGCGGCATCCTCGGCGAGTTCCACCTCCGCCGCGGGAACCCCGCGACGACGCACAAGCCCGGCCAGCGCGTCGCCATCTACCAGGACGCCGAGTTCGGCAGCGCGACGGTCGACGAACTCCCCTACGGCTTCGACGTGCGCTACGACGAGTTCCGCCGGCGGGACGACCTCCACGACAAGGTCCGGAACTGGTTCGACGCGCTCACCCGCGAGGCACGCGACACCGACCTCCCGGTGTTCGTGCCCGGCGAGACGTACGCGCCGGAGGAGTAG
- a CDS encoding ornithine cyclodeaminase family protein, whose amino-acid sequence MTTARFLTSSDVADLASPAEYVDAVREGYRQRGEGAAAKPRSTLRNDDPPGMLFSYAAILPDTGAMGGYMYSAGFGEVDAWFVTPLFDAESGAPLALVDGAHMNPFKTGAAGAVAVDELAREDATKLAVIGSGPQARGQLKTTMTVRDFETVNVFSPTKDNRESFAADMNRRYDDAAVGAVASSAAAVENADVVITATTAPEPVFDGDLLEAGTHVTAMGQYHPEKRELDHTTIRRATYVPDLRERVTQDAGSFISAMEAGLVDEDDIHAELGEVVAGEVEGRTSDDEITVFDSGGTGIETTAGAYLLYEKAMDRDLGTEIEFAPASEALQG is encoded by the coding sequence ATGACGACCGCCCGCTTCCTGACGAGTAGCGATGTCGCCGACCTCGCCTCGCCCGCCGAGTACGTCGACGCCGTCCGCGAGGGCTACCGCCAGCGCGGCGAGGGTGCGGCCGCGAAGCCGCGTTCGACCCTCCGCAACGACGACCCCCCGGGGATGCTGTTCAGCTACGCCGCCATCCTGCCCGACACGGGCGCGATGGGCGGCTACATGTACTCCGCCGGCTTCGGCGAGGTCGACGCCTGGTTCGTGACGCCGCTGTTCGACGCGGAGAGCGGCGCGCCGCTGGCGCTCGTCGACGGTGCGCACATGAACCCGTTCAAGACCGGCGCGGCGGGCGCGGTCGCCGTCGACGAGCTCGCCCGCGAGGACGCCACGAAGCTCGCGGTCATCGGCTCCGGTCCGCAGGCCCGCGGCCAGCTCAAGACGACGATGACCGTGCGCGACTTCGAGACGGTGAACGTCTTCTCGCCGACGAAGGACAACCGCGAGTCGTTCGCGGCCGACATGAACCGCCGGTACGACGACGCCGCGGTCGGTGCGGTCGCGTCCTCGGCTGCGGCGGTCGAAAACGCCGATGTGGTCATCACGGCGACGACCGCCCCGGAGCCCGTCTTCGACGGCGACCTGCTCGAAGCGGGCACGCACGTCACCGCGATGGGGCAGTACCACCCCGAGAAGCGCGAGCTCGATCACACGACAATCCGTCGGGCGACCTACGTCCCCGACCTCCGCGAGCGGGTCACGCAGGACGCCGGCTCGTTCATCTCGGCGATGGAGGCCGGGCTGGTCGACGAGGACGACATCCACGCCGAACTCGGCGAGGTCGTCGCGGGCGAGGTTGAGGGTCGGACGAGTGACGACGAGATTACCGTCTTCGACTCCGGGGGGACGGGCATCGAGACGACCGCCGGCGCGTACCTGCTGTACGAGAAGGCCATGGACCGGGACCTCGGCACCGAGATCGAGTTCGCGCCCGCGAGCGAGGCGCTGCAGGGCTGA
- a CDS encoding MFS transporter has product MNRNDRAIVALVTLGHAMVHTYELSIPIFVSVWLASPTLSVDAATLGVVTTVGYGLFGLGALPGGVLADTVGSKRLIVGCLLGMAGSFALLSVATSIWVIVLALCLWGIAASVYHPSGLSLISRGVEARGSAFAYHGMAGNVGIALGPLAATLLLLVLDWRGVALVLTLPAVLGAALALRFDVDERAAVADGGEETGDSKADAVSSWPEFVAGSKRLFAGGFLVIFAIVVCSGLYYRGVLTFLPDILGDFRSLQPVQFGGETLEPGRYVYSGLLMVGVVGQYVGGRLTDRVAPSRALPFAFGLLGLLALVFVPVSELGLLPVLALCGVLGVAVFVVQPLYQAAVAEHTPAGTRGLSYGYTYLGVFGVGALGGTIAGGILTYANVDVLFLVLAGIGMLGATASLILGRR; this is encoded by the coding sequence GTGAACCGGAACGACCGCGCCATCGTCGCGCTCGTCACGCTCGGTCACGCGATGGTGCACACCTACGAGCTCTCGATCCCGATCTTCGTGAGCGTCTGGCTCGCCAGCCCGACGCTCTCGGTCGACGCGGCGACCCTCGGGGTGGTCACGACCGTCGGCTACGGGCTGTTCGGGCTCGGCGCGCTCCCCGGCGGAGTGCTCGCGGACACCGTCGGCTCGAAGCGGCTCATCGTGGGCTGTCTCCTCGGAATGGCGGGCTCGTTCGCGCTGCTGTCCGTCGCGACGTCCATCTGGGTCATCGTCCTCGCGCTCTGTCTCTGGGGTATCGCGGCCAGCGTCTACCACCCCTCCGGCCTCTCGCTCATCAGCCGTGGCGTCGAGGCCCGCGGTTCGGCGTTCGCCTACCACGGGATGGCCGGCAACGTCGGCATCGCGCTCGGCCCGCTCGCCGCGACGCTGCTCCTGCTCGTCCTCGACTGGCGCGGCGTCGCGCTCGTGCTCACGCTCCCCGCCGTCCTCGGGGCCGCCCTCGCGCTCCGGTTCGACGTCGACGAACGTGCCGCCGTCGCCGACGGTGGCGAGGAGACGGGCGACTCGAAGGCGGACGCGGTCAGCTCGTGGCCGGAGTTCGTCGCCGGCTCGAAGCGCCTGTTCGCCGGCGGCTTCCTCGTCATCTTCGCAATCGTCGTCTGCTCCGGGCTGTACTACCGGGGCGTGCTCACCTTCCTGCCGGACATCCTCGGCGACTTCCGGTCGCTCCAGCCGGTCCAGTTCGGCGGCGAGACGCTCGAACCCGGCCGGTACGTCTACAGCGGCCTGTTGATGGTCGGCGTCGTCGGACAGTACGTCGGCGGACGGCTCACCGACCGCGTGGCACCGAGCCGCGCGCTTCCGTTCGCGTTCGGTCTGCTCGGCCTGCTCGCGCTGGTGTTCGTGCCCGTCTCCGAGCTCGGGCTCCTGCCGGTGCTCGCGCTCTGTGGCGTCCTCGGCGTCGCCGTGTTCGTCGTCCAGCCGCTGTACCAGGCCGCCGTCGCGGAGCACACTCCCGCCGGGACGCGGGGCCTCTCCTACGGCTACACCTACCTCGGTGTGTTCGGCGTCGGCGCGCTCGGCGGCACCATCGCGGGCGGTATCCTGACCTACGCGAACGTCGACGTACTGTTCCTGGTGCTCGCCGGAATCGGGATGCTCGGCGCGACGGCGAGCCTGATCCTCGGCCGTCGCTGA
- a CDS encoding DUF3054 domain-containing protein translates to MHALERLSTADGTTAGDRLRVVAVDIVVLCALIVAGELRHQVNPVEQPLAVAETAVPFLLGWAVVATLVGAYGERAISDRLWSVRTAVGGWLGAVGIGAILRGSPYFAGAIPWTFLAVMAGLGTVALVVTRLAVVTLLSSTR, encoded by the coding sequence ATGCACGCGCTCGAACGCCTCTCGACCGCGGACGGCACGACGGCGGGCGACCGCCTCCGCGTCGTCGCGGTCGACATCGTGGTTCTCTGTGCGCTCATCGTCGCGGGTGAGCTCCGTCACCAGGTCAACCCGGTCGAACAGCCCCTGGCGGTCGCAGAGACCGCCGTGCCGTTCCTGCTGGGCTGGGCGGTCGTGGCGACGCTCGTCGGCGCGTACGGCGAGCGCGCGATCTCGGACCGGCTGTGGTCCGTCCGCACCGCGGTCGGCGGCTGGCTCGGCGCGGTCGGCATCGGGGCCATCCTCCGGGGGTCGCCGTACTTCGCCGGCGCCATCCCGTGGACGTTCCTCGCGGTGATGGCGGGGCTGGGAACCGTCGCGCTCGTCGTCACCCGTTTGGCCGTGGTGACGCTGCTCTCCTCGACTCGGTAG
- the corA gene encoding magnesium/cobalt transporter CorA, translating to MTVQSHVFQPEGVDEHDDLAAAKDAQGTTWIRVSDGTAAELEAVGETFGIHALELEDVRNDVRPKVEQFEDHLFVLLKTATLREGETTFAEEVKTRSVGIFVGPDWLVTLSTQTIPAVGLVWDAVTREEKRLLARGPDFTAYRIVDAIVDSYFDVLDEIESDIEAVEEEVVGATGLDLLEDINELRRDLLSVRRVLWPTRDAVSVLARGDLDFVDETTEKYYRDVYDHVVQLVELNETYRDLVTGARDIYLNSLSMSTNEVMKTLTVVATIVLPLTFVVGIYGMNFETMPELSWPYAYHAVMLGMAGIAGVMVLYFRREGWL from the coding sequence GTGACCGTCCAGAGCCACGTGTTCCAGCCCGAGGGCGTCGACGAGCACGACGACCTCGCCGCCGCGAAGGACGCCCAGGGGACGACGTGGATCCGCGTCTCGGACGGCACGGCGGCGGAGCTGGAGGCCGTCGGCGAGACGTTCGGCATCCACGCCCTCGAGCTCGAGGACGTGCGCAACGACGTGCGCCCGAAGGTCGAGCAGTTCGAGGACCACCTGTTCGTCCTGCTGAAGACCGCGACACTCCGGGAGGGCGAGACCACCTTCGCGGAGGAGGTGAAGACCCGGAGCGTCGGCATCTTCGTCGGCCCGGACTGGCTCGTCACGCTGTCGACCCAGACCATCCCGGCGGTCGGGCTCGTCTGGGACGCGGTCACCCGCGAGGAGAAGCGCCTGCTCGCCCGGGGCCCGGACTTCACCGCGTACCGCATCGTCGACGCCATCGTCGACAGCTACTTCGACGTGCTCGACGAGATCGAATCGGACATCGAGGCCGTCGAGGAGGAGGTCGTCGGCGCGACCGGGCTCGACCTGCTGGAGGACATCAACGAGCTCCGCCGGGACCTGCTCTCCGTGCGGCGCGTGCTCTGGCCCACCCGCGACGCCGTCAGCGTGCTCGCCCGGGGCGACCTGGACTTCGTGGACGAGACGACCGAGAAGTACTACCGCGACGTGTACGACCACGTCGTCCAGCTCGTCGAGCTGAACGAGACGTACCGCGACCTGGTGACCGGCGCGCGGGACATCTACCTGAACTCGCTGTCGATGTCCACGAACGAGGTGATGAAGACCCTGACCGTCGTCGCGACCATCGTCCTGCCGCTGACGTTCGTCGTCGGTATTTACGGCATGAACTTCGAGACGATGCCGGAGCTGTCGTGGCCGTACGCCTACCACGCCGTCATGCTCGGGATGGCCGGCATCGCTGGCGTGATGGTCCTCTACTTCCGGCGAGAGGGCTGGCTGTAG
- a CDS encoding MaoC family dehydratase yields the protein MTGLYYEEFEVGETIEHERRRTVSESDNQRFCDMTMNQQPLHLDESFASDTQFGERLVNGIYTMALAVGVSIPETTDGTIVANLSYDDVEHPTPVFHGDTLRVQSTVTDKRETSDGERGVVTMHVEAFVVDLDDDDGRGDDEVLVCEFDRTVLSLKRETDDD from the coding sequence ATGACCGGGCTCTACTACGAGGAGTTCGAGGTCGGCGAGACCATCGAGCACGAGCGACGCCGAACCGTCTCAGAGAGCGACAACCAGCGCTTCTGTGACATGACGATGAACCAGCAGCCGCTGCACCTAGACGAGTCGTTCGCCAGCGACACCCAGTTCGGCGAGCGCCTCGTCAACGGCATCTACACGATGGCGCTCGCTGTCGGCGTCTCCATCCCCGAGACGACCGACGGCACCATCGTCGCGAACCTCTCCTACGACGACGTCGAGCACCCCACCCCGGTGTTCCACGGCGACACCCTCCGCGTCCAGTCCACCGTGACGGACAAGCGCGAGACGAGCGACGGCGAGCGTGGCGTCGTCACGATGCACGTCGAGGCGTTCGTCGTGGACCTCGACGACGACGATGGTCGTGGGGACGACGAGGTGCTGGTCTGTGAGTTCGACCGGACGGTGCTCTCGCTGAAGCGCGAGACGGACGACGACTGA